In the genome of Sciurus carolinensis chromosome 3, mSciCar1.2, whole genome shotgun sequence, one region contains:
- the Ccl1 gene encoding C-C motif chemokine 1 encodes MKLISVALVCLLLTAIWPQDVASKSMHVSSSRCCFSFAKKRISQKTIQCYRDTSSTCPYKAVIFKLKGGRESCALKTPGWVQGYLEKIKPCLLV; translated from the exons ATGAAATTGATCTCTGTGGCCCTGGTGTGCCTGCTGCTGACTGCAATATGGCCACAGGATGTGGCCAGCAAGAGCA TGCACGTGTCTTCCTCCCGCTGCTGCTTCTCATTTGCGAAGAAAAGGATTTCCCAGAAGACAATCCAGTGTTACAGAGACACCAGCTCCACATGCCCCTACAAGGCTGTAAT ATTCAAGctgaagggaggcagagagagctgtGCCTTGAAGACCCCTGGATGGGTTCAAGGttacttggaaaaaataaaaccctgcCTGCTGGTGTGA